A part of Catalinimonas alkaloidigena genomic DNA contains:
- a CDS encoding SusD/RagB family nutrient-binding outer membrane lipoprotein produces the protein MKIALRNSLLAGLLLSAACTGEFDEMNTNPNGPEEVGPEVILPYALEKTVDRAWGHRTRNERVNIDLAMCWVQYWARNIYTNEGDNYNVQPSVNSATWNGFYSESLINFKRIMLLTAPGADYENATYEGMSMVMTAWTYSLLTDIFGPIPYSDALKGTSDDPSFSPAYDDMETVYRGIIAMLDEANAKLMEGGPEASAGDIMFGGDVLRWKKFGNSLRLKLMNRVVHKIPEYKAEMQKMLDDPTTYPMFTSNDDYAYLQHTSSLPSNNEWHQVMRQDNRSDWSMSETLVDKLKALDDPRLEVYANANPEGAYMGMPNGLPDAVATNYLGTASTIGDYFLRPEAPSIIMSYSELLFVLAEAALDGDISGKTAEEYFTMAVEASFEQYGLEMPAGYLEGMTADKATIMTQKWIALYGEGIEAWTEYRRTGYPVMPPDDPQSAFQNDGDVPTRIVYPTSEQSLNNANLQQGISMLGTDNMHTELWWVEN, from the coding sequence TGCTAAGTGCGGCCTGTACCGGCGAATTCGACGAAATGAATACCAACCCCAACGGTCCCGAAGAAGTAGGACCGGAGGTGATTTTGCCCTACGCGTTGGAAAAAACCGTAGACCGCGCGTGGGGGCATCGCACACGGAACGAGCGTGTGAACATCGACCTGGCCATGTGCTGGGTGCAGTACTGGGCGCGTAACATTTACACCAACGAAGGCGACAACTACAACGTGCAGCCCTCGGTAAACTCGGCGACCTGGAACGGATTCTATTCCGAATCGCTCATCAACTTCAAGCGGATCATGCTTCTGACCGCTCCGGGAGCCGACTACGAGAATGCCACCTACGAAGGCATGTCGATGGTGATGACCGCCTGGACGTACTCGTTGCTGACCGACATTTTCGGCCCGATTCCCTACTCTGATGCGTTGAAGGGCACATCGGACGATCCTTCGTTCTCGCCCGCCTACGACGACATGGAAACCGTGTACCGGGGCATCATCGCTATGCTGGACGAAGCCAACGCCAAGCTGATGGAAGGTGGACCGGAGGCCTCGGCCGGCGACATCATGTTCGGAGGCGATGTGCTGCGCTGGAAAAAGTTCGGCAACTCGCTACGGCTGAAACTGATGAACCGCGTCGTGCACAAAATTCCGGAATACAAAGCCGAGATGCAGAAAATGCTCGACGATCCAACTACGTATCCGATGTTTACCAGCAACGACGACTACGCCTACCTGCAACACACGTCGTCGCTGCCCAGCAACAACGAGTGGCATCAGGTGATGCGTCAGGACAACCGTTCGGACTGGAGTATGAGCGAAACGCTGGTCGACAAACTGAAAGCGCTGGACGATCCGCGCCTGGAGGTGTACGCCAACGCCAACCCGGAGGGCGCCTATATGGGCATGCCGAACGGCCTGCCCGATGCCGTGGCGACCAACTACCTGGGCACGGCTTCGACAATTGGCGACTACTTTTTGCGTCCGGAAGCGCCCAGCATCATCATGAGTTATTCGGAGCTGCTCTTCGTACTGGCCGAAGCGGCCCTGGATGGCGACATTTCCGGCAAAACCGCCGAGGAATACTTCACGATGGCCGTGGAAGCGTCGTTTGAGCAGTACGGTCTGGAAATGCCGGCCGGTTACCTCGAGGGCATGACGGCCGACAAGGCTACGATCATGACCCAGAAATGGATCGCCCTCTACGGAGAAGGCATCGAAGCCTGGACCGAATACCGCCGCACGGGCTATCCGGTCATGCCGCCCGACGACCCGCAATCGGCGTTCCAGAACGACGGTGACGTGCCGACACGCATTGTCTATCCGACCTCGGAGCAGTCGCTGAACAACGCGAACCTGCAACAGGGCATTTCGATGCTGGGCACCGACAACATGCACACCGAACTCTGGTGGGTAGAAAACTAA